In Debaryomyces hansenii CBS767 chromosome A complete sequence, a genomic segment contains:
- a CDS encoding DEHA2D06886p (similar to CA4228|IPF16057 Candida albicans IPF16057), whose product MGHPGRPRRRNKMMPSHQQPSVAQPRQPVKEEPMVQLHDEADLISFRSDALHRFVTNQEYLENVTSKHIQSSKIIPPSSFPSVPKRENVDGEELKKMAQNLKPEEVYFGDLKLMKIKKQLLGEEIDKLKHEKSPYSIDLDREYTYRRENIDKLASLQSRLGTSESFEELETELNSVLEKYESEFNKKYTSISSVHKHSQPINDLTHQTVHVTEAPENYNPRSINSFVSINNNEENNDQSHDNLFGDEVNFNGNRNEMPFIDSFEQPHQSNEFNSNGEPTISNDFTISMVANNNQNMNNDDSNNTNNNNENNSNDDIDQLFNEGNDDPVMGNTNDQEMDDMDELIDFQQADDEIMGGTDFDQDFLSQIDHGME is encoded by the coding sequence atggGACACCCAGGAAGACCAAGGCGTCGTAATAAAATGATGCCATCGCATCAACAACCACTGGTAGCGCAACCAAGACAACCAGTGAAAGAAGAACCCATGGTTCAGTTGCATGACGAAGCAGacttaatttcatttagATCTGATGCATTACATAGATTCGTCACAAACCAAGAATACCTAGAGAATGTGACTTCTAAACATATACAAAGTTCCAAAATCATCCCACCGAGCTCATTTCCTAGTGTACCTAAACGTGAGAACGTTGATGGggaagaattaaagaaaatggcGCAAAATTTAAAGCCCGAGGAAGTATACTTTGGagatttaaaattgatgaagataaagaaacagTTGTTGGGGGAAGAGATTGACAAGTTGAAGCATGAAAAATCGCCATATTCTATCGATCTCGATAGAGAGTACACATATCGCAGAGAAAATATCGATAAACTAGCCTCTCTCCAATCGAGACTAGGCACTAGTGAATCGTTTGAAGAGTTGGAAACCGAGTTGAACAGTGTTTTAGAAAAATACGAGTctgaatttaataagaagTATACATCCATATCATCAGTGCATAAGCATTCACAACCCATAAACGATTTAACGCACCAAACGGTGCATGTCACCGAAGCACCAGAGAACTACAACCCGAGACTGATTAACTCTTTTGTGAGTATCAATAATAACGAGGAAAATAATGACCAGAGTCATGACAATCTATTCGGTGATGAGGTCAACTTCAATGGCAATAGGAACGAAATGCCTTTCATTGATAGCTTCGAACAACCCCACCAATCCAACGAGTTCAATTCTAACGGTGAGCCCACGATCTCCAATGATTTTACAATATCAATGGTCGCTAACAATAATCAAAAcatgaataatgatgacagtaataatactaataataataacgaaAACAATagtaatgatgatattgacCAGCTATTCAACGAAGGTAATGATGATCCTGTAATGGGAAATACGAACGATCAAGAAATGGATGATATGGATGAGCTCATTGACTTTCAACAAGCCGACGATGAAATCATGGGGGGAACGGATTTTGACCAAGACTTCTTGAGCCAGATTGACCACGGTATGGAATAG
- a CDS encoding DEHA2D06908p (similar to uniprot|Q07830 Saccharomyces cerevisiae YLL031C GPI13 ER membrane localized phosphoryltransferase involved in glycosylphosphatidylinositol biosynthesis) produces the protein MDQAQSEFDQGGAFQVRQQILKQHQLQQQQQTKTRIKQQKLRITFLGYILVLFCFAILQFIGVGFFSSGFLLSRQVLPNISECTGRQDDSCMQPAKFDKAVVLVIDALRFDFAIPVEGSSKYYHNNFPILHELTQSEPDNAILLKFMSDPPTTTLQRLKGLTTGSLPTFIDAGSNFNGDAIDEDNWILQLHKNNKSVAFMGDDTWTALFTEYINPQLNFPYDSLNVWDLHTVDNGVIDHLYPLLQKENSTKWDVLIGHFLGVDHVGHRYGPNHYSMKEKLNQMNDVISDVIEKLDDDTLLVVMGDHGMDSTGNHGGDSLDELESTLFMYSKQKKFHVNKKSPDFYDTSDMGRHYRSVNQIDLVPTMSLLLGLPIPYNNLGFPIDEAFGNDKDLTLASFKTIHQIQNFRDSTPNLASNLEITEKFEKFVQDYAKFGNNKKYLTKLIEFSKSYQYDSLEQCKSLWARFDLTLICIGIAIIFFSLTFITTYSRSIPSVRVSTMSFEFIGSIIAMLLVGLVSSFSIFIVLKPAGFDMKKCLLIGAALGIIIGFWAPIMDRFSISWLWHQLRDFFSYNFNSWSFLGILFVVFHCLIFASNSFVVWEDKMVSFFLLTFGACCLYSCMINSKHSKVEKILGISHSLTFIILSRLTSMINLCREEQHPYCKATFKTSWWSIILLHLCSFALPLVIKSFYKLSNSYHSAAPLWIGTGVKTLMVMNAIYWTFEYIENQDFYLTSNFNISGPLLKSVKIAIARIVLFITLVLANFSWSRGPLCVKIDTQSVEILDDSDSDDLLSNLSPQPHQPPARSNTILGYGNVYGSSYFLLVLNFAVAIMLVTKPLGAISLNMLLIQILSLLELYNILGLRKNLIAPIIFGLLGYQHFFSTGHQATIPSIQWELGFMTTETILFPFTHLNIVLNTFGSFLIICLSIPLIALWRIPPSNRPITVLSQIITDITTLITYQTFISLSSLVFAAHFRRHLMVWKIFAPRFMLSSLLLIVLNLTLVFITLWFGAGKVVTQINRIFGK, from the coding sequence ATGGATCAAGCGCAGCTGGAATTTGATCAAGGTGGTGCATTCCAAGTGAGGCAGCAGATATTGAAACAACACCAGctacaacaacaacaacaaacaaaaacaagaataaaACAACAGAAACTCCGAATTACGTTTCTAGGGTATATTCTAGTGTTATTTTGCTTTGCTATActtcaatttattggtGTTGGATTTTTTTCTCTGGGATTTTTGTTGTCTAGACAAGTTCTTCCGAATATCTCAGAATGTACGGGTCGACAGGATGATTCGTGTATGCAGCCGGCCAAGTTTGACAAAGCTGTAGTGTTGGTGATAGATGCGTTAAGGTTTGATTTTGCTATTCCAGTGGAAGGGTCTAGTAAATATTACCACAACAATTTTCCTATTTTACATGAATTAACCCAGTCTGAACCAGATAACGCGATATTGTTGAAGTTTATGTCTGATCCACCTACGACGACCTTGCAAAGATTGAAAGGATTGACTACAGGTTCGTTGCCTACATTTATAGATGCGGGATCCAATTTTAATGGTGATGccattgatgaagataattgGATATTACAACTACACAAGAACAATAAAAGTGTAGCTTTTATGGGTGACGATACATGGACCGCCTTGTTTACTGAATATATCAACCCGCAATTGAATTTTCCGTATGATTCTTTAAATGTTTGGGATTTACATACGGTCGATAATGGAGTTATTGATCATTTATACCCATTATTGCAGAAGGAAAATTCTACAAAGTGGGACGTATTAATTGGCCACTTTCTAGGTGTTGATCATGTTGGTCATAGATATGGGCCAAACCACTACTCAatgaaagagaaattaAACCAAATGAATGATGTTATTTCAGATGTCATCGAAAAATTGGATGATGATACATTATTAGTAGTTATGGGTGATCATGGAATGGACTCCACTGGTAATCATGGTGGTGATTCCttagatgaattagaaaGTACGTTGTTCATGtattcaaaacaaaaaaagTTCCATGTAAACAAAAAGTCTCCTGACTTTTATGATACTAGTGATATGGGAAGGCACTACAGATCTGTCAATCAAATAGATTTGGTTCCTACCATGTCATTATTGTTGGGATTACCTATTCCATATAATAACTTAGGCTTTCCGATTGATGAAGCATTTGGAAACGATAAAGATTTGACTCTTGCAAGTTTTAAAACTATACATCagattcaaaattttagaGACTCTACGCCGAACTTGGCATCTAATTTAGAAATCACTGAGAAATTCGAGAAGTTTGTTCAGGATTATGCTAAGTTTGGGaacaataaaaaatatCTTACAAAgcttattgaattttcaaaaagcTACCAATATGATTCGTTGGAACAATGTAAATCATTATGGGCACGCTTTGACTTAACATTAATTTGTATCGGTATCGccattattttcttctcgTTAACATTTATCACAACTTACTCAAGATCTATACCATCAGTACGAGTTCTGACGATGTCATTCGAATTTATAGGGTCAATTATTGCGATGTTATTAGTTGGTTTAGTTTCGAGTTTTTCTATATTCATAGTTTTGAAACCAGCAGGCTTTGACATGAAGAAATGCCTTCTTATCGGGGCTGCATTAGGAATAATTATTGGGTTTTGGGCACCTATAATGGACAGATTCAGCATAAGTTGGTTATGGCATCAATTAAGAGACTTTTTCAGTTACAATTTCAATAGCTGGTCATTTTTAGGAATACTCTTTGTCGTATTTCACTGTTTGATATTTGCCTCAAACTCGTTCGTGGTATGGGAAGATAAGATGGTACTGTTTTTTCTACTTACTTTTGGTGCATGTTGTTTATACAGTTGTATGATTAACTCAAAACATTCGAAAGTCGAAAAGATTTTAGGGATTCTGCACTCACTTacatttattattttatcaagACTAACATCGATGATTAATTTATGCCGCGAAGAACAACATCCATATTGTAAAGCAACCTTCAAAACATCATGGTGGTCTATTATACTATTGCATTTGTGTTCATTTGCCTTACCATTAGTAATTAAGTCATTTTATAAACTTTCGAATTCCTACCATTCGGCTGCACCTTTGTGGATAGGTACGGGTGTGAAAACTTTAATGGTAATGAATGCAATTTATTGGACgtttgaatatattgaaaatcaaGACTTTTATTTAAcatcaaatttcaatataagTGGaccattattgaaatcagTGAAGATTGCAATTGCGAGAATTGTACTTTTTATTACATTAGTCCTCGCAAACTTCAGTTGGTCAAGAGGACCTTTATGTGTCAAAATAGACACCCAATCCGTTGAAATACTCGATGATTCCGATTCTGATGATTTACTATCCAACTTACTGCCACAACCCCATCAACCACCTGCAAGATCCAATACAATTTTAGGATATGGTAATGTTTACGGATCATCGTATTTCTTACTAGTACTTAACTTCGCCGTGGCAATTATGTTGGTGACGAAACCCTTGGGCGCAATTTCGCTTAATATGTTgttaattcaaatcttATCCCTCTTggaattatataatatccTTGGATTGAGAAAAAATCTCATTGCTCCAATtatatttggattattgGGATATCAGCATTTCTTCAGTACAGGGCACCAAGCAACCATACCCTCGATTCAGTGGGAGCTTGGCTTCATGACAACAGAGACTATATTATTCCCTTTTACTCATTTGAACATTGTACTCAATACATTTGGTCtgtttttgattatttgcTTATCGATTCCCTTAATCGCCTTGTGGAGAATTCCCCCCTCAAATAGGCCAATTACAGTCTTGTCCCAAATAATTACGGATATCACGACTTTAATAACATATCAAACATTTATCAGTTTATCAAGTTTAGTTTTCGCTGCTCATTTTAGGAGACATCTTATGGTTTGGAAGATTTTCGCTCCAAGGTTCATGTTGAGTagtttattattaattgttTTAAACTTAACTTTGGTATTTATAACTTTATGGTTCGGTGCTGGTAAGGTTGTAACCCAAATTAATAGGATTTTCGGGAAATGA